Below is a genomic region from Grus americana isolate bGruAme1 chromosome 26, bGruAme1.mat, whole genome shotgun sequence.
TTCACCCCAGCTGGAGCCAACACAAACTGGGGCTTGCACCATGGACAGGCCCATGGGACTGTGCCTGTGGGCCCCTCTCTTCAGGCCAGGAAGGGACCGCGCTCAGCCGGAGGGGCACAGGGCAGGGGCAGTCTGCTGCCCTTTTACTCCTATAGCCTCCCAGCTCCATTCACCGGAGCTGCTCACGTACTCCAAAGGTTTTGCCTGTCCTGCAGCCTGAAGAGGTATTTGGGAGCGGAGCTGTCAGTGCTTTGTACATACTGCTAAAGTGTCCCTAGGGGTTTGCATAGTATTTATTGGTTCATATACACAAGGCTGATTGCTGTACAGTTTACACTTTCAACACAAGCAACGAGCTCAGTGCTCAGCCCAGAGTCCTGCCCTGGCAGGAGACGTTGCAcgtgctggggagaggaagggcagccctgcaccagcccctctgcccaggGCGGTTGTGCTCCCTGCAACCCTCCGCTCACACATTCTCCGGCAACTGCTGCCCTCCCCATAACCCAACACTCACTGAGAGGGATGAGAAGCGAGTccagcagaggcagcacaggCGATGGGGGGGGTCGAGCCCCTCTCCTTCCACGGTGAGCAGCGCCATGCTGCCCCAGTTTCCCTCTTGCAGCCGGAACACAGGCGTGGGGATGCATTTACACACGCAAACGCGCAAGGGTGGAGTCTCCTTCCCTCTCGTTTTCTGCCAGTCCATCTCTCGCCTCCCAGAGGAGCTGAGGATGCCCCTGGTGCGTGCTGCTGTCTCTGGGCTCctggcagcagtggggcagggaCGGAGGCCCCTCCGTCAGTTTTAAGTACTGTAGCTCATGCGTCTTGCAGTCAGTCAGTCATGCGGATAGGACGGTAAGTATGTCTCATACAGAAATCATGCCATTAGCCTATAGAAACATGtacagccagccctgctcccctccactctctgctttcctctcctctcttctcagGTATGTGTCAGAACGTGTGTGGAGTTCAGTGGTTTGGTGTTGAGGTGAGATCCTGGAGAAACACAAGGAGAGACAGAGATGGGGTTACCAGGCATTCATGGTGGCACAGCCAGGAGAAAGGGTAGGGGCAGCCAGGTACATGGCAGTCCCAGCCCCTTCTGCACCCAGTGCTTGTCCCACATACACCCAATCTGCCCAGCTACCACAAGACAAGTTTTGGGGGTGTCAGAGAGACAGCGACAGAGCACCAGTAAGTGCCTTGTCTGGAACCAGCAGCAATGGCATAGATGGCACTGGTGgtgctgtcccagctgcagagagcagcaacaAGCAGGAACTGAGCTGCGCCAAAGGCAATGTGGCactgggaaggagctgagagGGCTGCTGTAGGCTCTGGGATAGATGAGGCCAGCCCTGAGCTTCCAGCCTCAACTGCACCTCACTCTCACAGCAGTGAGCAAGACCCCATACTTCCTAATGCATGCCCTGGGCCACTTTTGCAtgctacagaaaacagcaagagcaaagcagcaggagcGCTGCCCCAGAGAGAGGCAGACCCGGGGTCTGTCTGGGGAGTGCGGCAGGCAGTAGCTGTGGGGACACGATCTGCATGAACACGTGTCCACAAGCACAAGCCTCTTTACTGTCATGCACCCACAGAGAGCCCACTAACACagtggagagaggaggaagagggaggacaGACAAAGCCATGCACGTACAGCAGAGGTCAGAGGACCTGGCTCAGGCAGTGCCCGGCAGCACGCATGCAGCACCTTCCCCCAAGTGCTGTACTGCCAGTCCAGCAGCAAGCATGCAGAGAACAATGATGCAGCTGGGTTCAAGCGTGCTGTGCCAAGCACCCTGCCTTAAGCCTGGTCTAGTCCCACCCATCAGGGAAGACAGGGAGCAGGGAATGCACAAGACTCAAGGGATGATCCAGTGCTCACACTGGGGATCAGTGGAAGAAATGCCCTTGGCCAAAGACAGGTCCCCTGCCCTCAACTCCTACAAGCATCGTGTTCCTGCACCCCACCACTCCTGCATCCCTGCCACCCCGATGTGCACACGCAGCATCCTGCCATGGCCTGCATCCCCTTCCCTGGCTACAGGAGCTTCAGCAGACCTCACTGCCGCCCTCTCGTGCCACGATGCGTGGCTGGCAGTGGCAGCCACTTGCATCTCCCAGCAGGAGTGCtgtgagcagaggcagcagggcaCGGCCCAGCAGGACTGCGGGTGCCCAGCTGCACCCcgggggaaggggaggcaggggcagcaggCTCCAAGGGCTGGTCTTGTCTGCCACAAGGCTGCACAGTTAGCGCTCGTGGATGAAGGGGACAGCTCTGCTCAGACCCCACACAAATGCTATCCACTCCCTAGAGCAGTTTTGGACAAAGATCATCCCTCTGCTGTAGAGCCCAGCACAACCAGGAGTAATAACCCCGTGGCCCTGTCACTGGGGACCATTTACCAGCGTACCCAGGATGCTGTGACCACAGTAGCAGCCcctggtgctgtggccgcagTGGAGCACTGAGCACAGAGACTGACCCAGCGCCAGCAGCTGGCTGGAGCATcgctgcagagcagggcaccCCGTGCCCATTGCACCCAGGCCCCAGGCTCAGGAGCGGGTTAGCAGCAGGGGCACGCCACTGCCCACCCTCAGCAttttgctgcagcacagcaccccCTCTGTGCAGGCCGAGAGCTGGGCACAGCCCTGTTACACTTGCCCCAGGAGGATGTGCATGACCAGCAGctcagtgcaggcagcagcacgggGAGCTGGGataaaaggaagagcaaaggtgGGGTTACCTCAAAAGAGGCCATTTGAGGGGTCACTGCTTCCCCCTTTTCAGGCTGGCTCGTTTCACTATCTGAGCCCCCATCCTGCCCCCGGAGACCTCCGGTTTCGGGACACGCACTCGCACCTCCTCCTGAGGAAGCCGCAGGGGCAGGAAGCAGAACATCACCCAGGTGAACAGACAGACATACAGAAGAggacaggagagggaaaggcagagtCAGTTGGCAGAAGACACCGAGCAAGAAGACTGATGCAGTGGGCAAGAGCTGCCCCTGGAAGCCTTAGAGGGGAaacaggagaggagagcagggcagaAGAAAAGATAGAGCGTTGCAGAACCCCAGAGCCTGCAAGTcctgcagaggtgctgctggccTCGGGCAGGGTGCCTGCAAGGCAGGTCTATAAGCCACACTGTACCTTGGCCCCCAGACCGTCCCGGTGCAGGATGGAGTATTTCATGAAGTGATCATCCTCAGCCTCCAGGTCTCGGGGCTCCTGCAGGGAGCCCTCCAGAatcagctcctcctgctcctgcctgtcaTCCATGTCACCAGGGCCCAGCTGACGCACCACCTTCCGGATGACCTGCGGAGACCCGCACAGTCAGGCATCACACCCAGGCACCATGTCTTTCTCCTCGCCCAGTCTGGTCCTAAACCGCACGCAGTGTGCAGCCTCTGTCCCATGCACTGGGTCCGGCCGGAGAAGTGCCATGACCGTAACCAAAGACGGCGAGACACGGGTGCCCTGCATgggcccctgggctgcagggaggagcagggcgGCCGGGCAGAGGGAAAAGGCTGCGGCATGCCCTTGTCCACACCGTGTCCTTGATCACTCACCTTCTTGGTGACAATATTGCCATGATCGTCTGTGAACTGCTCCTCAGTCACCTGCTCTCCAGGGAGATGAAGGACTTCGTTCCCCTGCAGTGACAAGAGGGACAGCAGGGCATTTCaggggggtgaggggagccCCTTTGCAGGCAGAACAGTACACCCGACATGCATCCCACAGCTTCTGTCTCCCGCCCTGCCCCGTCCCTTTACTGCTCTCCTCTGCATCTGCCCTGGGGCTGGTCTCTCAGCTCCCTGCTCATTACCTTCACAAGGACGCGCCGGCGGACGACCCTGGTGGAGAGAGCCTCCTCGTCGTCCGCCAGCCCCTGGCTCTCCCCGAGCTCCTTGTCCAGCTCGCGGTGGGCGTGTTTGAGCAGGAAGCTGACAGAGCCCCTGACGATGTGCATGACGTTCTGGCAGCTGACCAGGAAGAAGGCCAGAAGCACCAGGGCGATCAGCAACTGGGCCAGGAAAGCCCACATCCTGCCTCAGCACGCGTAGCTGCCCGCGTGCCCCGCACGTCTGAGCCCGCTGCTCAGAGCCTGGCCATGCTATCCAGCTGGGACAGGCAAAGcccctggggcaggagcagccctgcaaGTCTGCAGCCTGCCCGTCGCGGTGCCCTGGCTCTGTGGGAGGACTGCTGTAACCctagctgctgcagctcagctggctgTGGGCGGTGAGAAGGGAGCGGGCAGGTGGGGCGTCCTTTGCGTTCACAGCTTCTGTCAAAGTCATGGGGCCAGGACTGTGACAGCACcacccttccccagccaggcaTTAAACGGGACAGCCCTGTCCCCCTTCTCTGTCAGCTCTCCAACAACTTGTCTTCCTGGCTGTGGGGGGAGGCCAGCGTGCAGTCCTCCATCATGGGAAAAAACGAAGCCCCAGGCAGGAGACAGGGTTTGGGGTATCACTGAAATCGCACGTGACTCAGGAGACACGCATTGCAGAGCTGAGCAACCACCTCCGAACATGGCTGTGCTGCCAGGATGGCTGTGCGTGCCCTGGCCAGCGCAAGGCGCTTCCTCTCACCTT
It encodes:
- the ANK1 gene encoding ankyrin-1 isoform X7 — protein: MWAFLAQLLIALVLLAFFLVSCQNVMHIVRGSVSFLLKHAHRELDKELGESQGLADDEEALSTRVVRRRVLVKGNEVLHLPGEQVTEEQFTDDHGNIVTKKVIRKVVRQLGPGDMDDRQEQEELILEGSLQEPRDLEAEDDHFMKYSILHRDGLGAKDLTSTPNH
- the ANK1 gene encoding ankyrin-1 isoform X9, yielding MWAFLAQLLIALVLLAFFLVSCQNVMHIVRGSVSFLLKHAHRELDKELGESQGLADDEEALSTRVVRRRVLVKGNEVLHLPGEQVTEEQFTDDHGNIVTKKVIRKVVRQLGPGDMDDRQEQEELILEGSLQEPRDLEVSGGRMGAQIVKRASLKRGKQ